A portion of the Treponema rectale genome contains these proteins:
- a CDS encoding TIGR03960 family B12-binding radical SAM protein: protein MKLVKPLNDFGSDLNKVQSPARYTGGEYGITVKPHTENDKNFNFAVAFPDLYEIAMSNLAVKIIYNGLNAINGIRCERVFSPDTDFENLLREKNIPLYTLETGIPLNQCQMIGFSIGYELGITQVLAMLETGGVELLSEDRTENSPIVIAGGCGVTNPAPFADFFDAFFIGEAENALFNLVRELKDLRNAGASRNDLIRHIKTKSFMWTKDNTPGSKARRTVQADFGLVPSVPDWYPMPSVKTVQDHGVVEIMRGCPNGCRFCHAGVYYRPSRIKSLNLIIDEIDRLVFDCGYREISLNSLSSADFPDVGALLDILNERYKGYNVSFQLPSLKVNSMSLDILEKLSVVRKSGLTFAVETPDEMWQLSLNKEVYAQHLESIIREAKSRGWSSAKFYFMIGLPLGNYFNKNDEKSEEEEICKFLIELQARTKIQCNVNIGIFIPKPHTAYQWVRQITIEEAQKKIDYVHEHLPRGKFKIGRHNFNSTILEGLLSRGDFRAGKVILNAYKKGARLDAWDEHLKQNMPLWEEAMAESGYDVKGWIYRNWDENEKLPWDSVTLGTSKAFFQKEWQKSKEHILTKKCSPDCDHKCGICNTKENVKVHTKEEAEKISAQTPLKPVKKSPVYPDCNIPVLYRVIAYFTRNRGAEYTAYLAQVEIFHKAVLRSSLPFVFTAGFNPIPRLEFATAMTLGIESLEETATFYLHEDTDEKTFIEQMNKSLPEGFSITQAYIFPVTNLRKRETLAQGLWGGEFEYTITDESVSEYFSSQDFKDFKEKYTEASFNFKENRCFTAALPVSDKAFRTSVENYTGKKWFEVFKIKKLHTLAKNIVSGWTAEDEEKWRNDNKNFVKQEAEISSRPVVSFMELYRQIAKINLDLINKREDLTKIRKEFYKDHPDVLKKHKGE, encoded by the coding sequence ATGAAACTTGTAAAACCTCTTAACGACTTTGGAAGTGACCTTAATAAGGTTCAGTCTCCTGCCAGATATACTGGAGGAGAATACGGCATTACAGTAAAGCCGCATACAGAAAACGATAAAAATTTTAATTTTGCAGTTGCTTTTCCGGACCTGTATGAAATTGCAATGTCAAACCTTGCGGTAAAAATAATTTACAACGGTCTGAATGCAATCAACGGAATCCGCTGTGAAAGAGTATTTTCTCCTGATACAGACTTTGAAAACCTTCTCCGCGAAAAAAACATTCCGCTGTATACCCTTGAAACAGGAATCCCCCTGAACCAGTGCCAGATGATCGGTTTTTCAATAGGGTATGAACTTGGAATTACTCAGGTTCTTGCAATGCTTGAAACCGGCGGTGTTGAACTGCTGTCGGAAGACAGAACTGAAAACTCCCCGATAGTTATTGCAGGCGGATGTGGAGTTACAAATCCTGCCCCGTTTGCAGATTTTTTTGATGCATTTTTTATAGGTGAAGCAGAAAATGCTCTTTTTAATCTTGTAAGAGAATTAAAAGATTTAAGGAATGCAGGAGCTTCAAGAAACGATCTTATCCGCCACATAAAAACAAAAAGCTTTATGTGGACAAAAGACAATACTCCTGGATCAAAAGCCAGAAGAACCGTTCAGGCAGACTTTGGTCTTGTACCGTCAGTACCGGACTGGTATCCTATGCCTTCCGTAAAAACCGTACAGGATCACGGTGTTGTGGAAATAATGAGGGGCTGTCCTAACGGATGCCGTTTCTGTCATGCCGGCGTTTATTACCGTCCGTCAAGAATAAAAAGCCTTAACCTGATAATTGATGAAATCGACAGACTGGTATTTGACTGCGGTTACAGGGAGATAAGTTTGAATTCCCTCAGTTCCGCAGACTTTCCGGATGTGGGAGCCCTTCTGGACATATTAAATGAACGCTATAAAGGCTACAATGTTTCTTTTCAGCTGCCTTCACTAAAAGTAAACAGCATGTCTCTTGATATTCTGGAAAAACTCTCTGTAGTCAGAAAAAGTGGCCTTACTTTTGCAGTAGAAACTCCGGACGAAATGTGGCAGCTCAGCTTGAATAAAGAAGTTTACGCGCAGCATCTTGAATCAATCATCCGTGAAGCAAAAAGCAGGGGATGGAGCAGTGCAAAATTTTATTTTATGATAGGCCTGCCTCTTGGAAATTATTTCAATAAAAACGATGAAAAATCTGAGGAAGAAGAAATCTGTAAATTTCTTATTGAACTTCAGGCCAGAACAAAAATACAGTGCAACGTAAACATCGGTATCTTTATTCCAAAACCTCATACAGCCTATCAGTGGGTAAGGCAGATTACAATCGAAGAAGCTCAGAAAAAAATAGACTATGTTCACGAACATCTTCCCCGAGGAAAATTCAAAATCGGAAGACACAACTTCAATTCGACCATACTGGAAGGACTTTTAAGCAGGGGAGACTTCAGGGCAGGAAAAGTAATCCTCAACGCTTACAAAAAAGGTGCGCGGCTTGATGCCTGGGATGAACACCTTAAGCAGAACATGCCTTTATGGGAAGAAGCAATGGCTGAATCCGGATATGACGTAAAGGGATGGATCTACAGGAACTGGGACGAAAATGAAAAACTGCCATGGGATTCAGTTACACTGGGAACCTCAAAAGCATTTTTCCAGAAAGAATGGCAGAAGTCAAAGGAACATATACTGACAAAAAAATGCAGTCCTGACTGTGATCATAAATGCGGTATCTGTAACACAAAAGAAAATGTCAAAGTTCACACAAAGGAAGAAGCAGAAAAAATCTCTGCCCAAACCCCATTGAAACCTGTAAAAAAATCCCCGGTTTATCCCGACTGCAATATTCCGGTACTTTACAGAGTCATCGCATACTTTACACGAAACCGTGGAGCAGAATACACGGCATATCTGGCACAGGTAGAAATCTTTCACAAAGCTGTCTTAAGAAGTTCACTTCCGTTTGTATTTACGGCAGGATTCAATCCGATTCCCCGTCTGGAATTTGCCACCGCAATGACTTTAGGAATTGAATCTTTGGAAGAAACTGCAACCTTCTATCTTCATGAAGACACTGATGAAAAAACTTTTATTGAACAGATGAATAAAAGCCTTCCGGAAGGTTTTTCAATTACACAGGCATACATTTTTCCTGTTACAAATCTCAGAAAGAGGGAAACTCTGGCTCAGGGGCTCTGGGGCGGAGAATTCGAATATACCATAACAGATGAATCTGTCTCTGAATATTTTTCTTCTCAGGATTTTAAGGACTTTAAAGAAAAATACACGGAAGCATCTTTTAACTTTAAAGAGAACAGATGTTTTACGGCAGCCCTTCCTGTAAGTGACAAGGCATTCAGAACATCAGTGGAAAACTATACCGGTAAAAAATGGTTTGAAGTGTTTAAAATAAAAAAACTGCATACCCTGGCTAAAAATATAGTTTCAGGCTGGACAGCAGAGGATGAAGAAAAATGGCGAAATGACAATAAAAACTTCGTCAAACAGGAAGCCGAAATTTCATCCAGACCAGTCGTTTCATTTATGGAACTGTACCGTCAGATTGCAAAAATAAATCTTGACCTGATAAATAAAAGGGAAGACCTGACAAAAATCAGAAAGGAATTTTATAAAGACCATCCTGATGTCCTGAAAAAACACAAAGGAGAATAA